One region of Chanodichthys erythropterus isolate Z2021 chromosome 19, ASM2448905v1, whole genome shotgun sequence genomic DNA includes:
- the rgrb gene encoding retinal G protein coupled receptor b isoform X1 — translation MASYALPEGFSDFDMFAFGSALLVGGLLGFFLNFISAMAFLRVREMQIPNNFFIFNLAVADLSLNINGLVAAYASYLRYWPFGSEGCQIHAFQGMVSILAAISFLGAIAWDRYHQYCTKQKMFWSTSGTISALIWILAVFWAALPLPAIGWGVFDFEPMRTCCTLDYTIGDRNYISYMLTITVLYLAFPVLILQSSYNAIYAYFKKTHHFKFNTGLPLKALLFCWGPYVVMCTYACFENVSLISPKLRMVLPVLAKTSPIFHAVLYAYGNEFYRGGIWQFLTGQKPADKKK, via the exons ATGGCTTCATACGCGTTACCGGAGGGATTCAGTGATTTTGACATGTTCGCCTTCGGGTCCGCGCTGCTGGTCGGCG GCCTTCTCGGCTTCTTCCTTAATTTTATCTCGGCCATGGCGTTCCTGCGAGTGCGAGAGATGCAGATTCCCAATAACTTCTTCATCTTTAACCTGGCAGTGGCTGATCTGAGCCTCAATATTAACGGTTTAGTGGCTGCTTACGCCAGCTATCTGAG ATACTGGCCGTTCGGGTCCGAAGGCTGTCAGATTCACGCTTTTCAGGGAATGGTATCGATTCTCGCCGCCATCAGTTTTCTGGGTGCCATTGCTTGGGACAGATATCATCAGTACTGTACTA AGCAGAAGATGTTCTGGAGCACATCTGGAACTATCAGCGCCCTCATCTGGATTCTGGCCGTGTTCTGGGCGGCTCTTCCGCTGCCTGCCATTGGCTGGGGAGTGTTTGACTTTGAGCCAATGAGAACCTGCTGCACACTCGACTACACCATCGGAGACAG GAATTACATCAGCTACATGCTGACCATCACTGTACTGTATCTGGCCTTCCCTGTTCTCATCTTGCAGTCGTCCTACAATGCCATCTATGCATACTTCAAAAAGACACACCACTTTAAG TTTAACACAGGTTTACCGCTGAAGGCGCTGCTGTTCTGCTGGGGACCTTATGTTGTGATGTGCACATACGCCTGCTTCGAGAACGTCAGTCTCATCTCACCCAAGCTCAGGATG GTCCTCCCGGTGCTCGCAAAGACGTCTCCGATCTTCCACGCCGTCCTGTACGCGTACGGTAACGAATTCTACCGCGGAGGAATCTGGCAGTTCCTCACGGGACAGAAACCTGCGGACAAAAAGAAATGA
- the slc18a3b gene encoding probable vesicular acetylcholine transporter-B, with protein sequence MESAGSAGLAQSAALKLSEMGERTKQLGSAMQDPERQRRIILVIVCVALLLDNMLYMVIVPIIPDYLADLENKQVLHTHANSSLSRATRENLDVQIGVLFASKAILQLMVNPFTGTFIDRVGYDIPLLIGLLVMFVSTCIFAFADNYGTLFFARSLQGLGSAFADTSGIAMIADKYTEEAERSRALGIALAFISFGSLVAPPFGGILYEFAGKRVPFIVLASVCLADSVLVLTVIKPFSNRTRENMPVGTPIYRLMIDPYIAVVAGALTVCNIPLAFLEPTIANWMESTMNASEWEMGLIWLPAFFPHVLGVYVTVRLAAKYPDLQWFYGALGMVIIGASSCTVPACKTFGQLMFPLCGICFGIALVDTALLPTLAFLVDVRHVSVYGSVYAIADISYCVAYAMGPVVAGQIVHNLGFVQLNLGMGLVNVLYAPALLLLRHVCQLKPSYSERNVLLEEGPTGLYDTIQMEERKLKRKGLCVTTTNALPVDENGFFERSKSYSEEESSGPEFT encoded by the coding sequence ATGGAATCGGCCGGGTCTGCCGGGTTGGCTCAATCAGCCGCCCTAAAGTTGTCCGAAATGGGCGAAAGAACTAAACAGCTTGGCAGCGCAATGCAAGACCCCGAGCGGCAGAGACGGATCATTCTGGTGATTGTTTGCGTCGCTCTTCTGCTGGACAACATGCTTTATATGGTGATCGTCCCGATCATTCCCGATTATCTCGCAGATTTAGAGAACAAGCAAGTGTTGCACACCCATGCCAACTCTTCACTGAGCAGAGCAACCAGGGAAAACCTGGACGTACAGATAGGGGTGTTATTTGCGTCCAAGGCCATTCTGCAACTCATGGTGAACCCCTTCACGGGAACTTTCATTGACCGCGTTGGATATGACATCCCGCTGCTGATCGGGCTTCTGGTCATGTTCGTTTCGACGTGTATATTCGCTTTCGCTGATAACTACGGGACGCTGTTCTTCGCGCGCAGCCTGCAGGGTCTCGGCTCGGCGTTTGCCGACACGTCTGGGATCGCGATGATCGCGGACAAATACACGGAGGAAGCGGAGAGGAGTCGCGCGCTTGGCATCGCGCTCGCCTTCATCTCGTTCGGGAGTCTCGTGGCGCCTCCGTTCGGCGGCATCCTGTATGAGTTCGCAGGTAAACGGGTCCCGTTCATAGTCCTGGCCTCCGTGTGCCTGGCAGACAGCGTTCTGGTCTTGACTGTAATCAAACCTTTTTCTAACAGGACGCGCGAGAACATGCCGGTCGGGACGCCCATTTACCGGCTCATGATTGACCCGTACATCGCCGTGGTGGCGGGCGCTCTGACCGTCTGTAACATCCCGCTGGCGTTCCTCGAGCCCACCATCGCCAACTGGATGGAGAGCACGATGAACGCCTCGGAGTGGGAGATGGGTCTCATCTGGCTGCCCGCGTTCTTCCCTCACGTGTTGGGCGTTTATGTCACTGTCCGGCTGGCCGCAAAGTACCCGGACCTGCAGTGGTTCTACGGCGCCCTCGGTATGGTCATAATTGGGGCCAGCTCCTGCACCGTGCCCGCTTGCAAAACCTTCGGCCAGCTAATGTTTCCCCTGTGCGGCATCTGCTTCGGCATCGCGCTGGTGGACACGGCACTGCTGCCCACTCTGGCCTTCCTGGTGGACGTGCGTCACGTGTCCGTCTATGGAAGCGTTTATGCCATCGCAGACATCTCGTACTGTGTCGCCTACGCTATGGGGCCTGTCGTAGCAGGTCAGATCGTGCACAACCTGGGCTTCGTTCAGCTGAACCTCGGCATGGGGCTGGTCAATGTGCTTTACGCGCCGGCCCTGCTGCTGCTCCGCCACGTGTGCCAGCTGAAGCCGTCCTACTCGGAGAGAAACGTGCTGCTGGAGGAAGGACCGACGGGACTGTACGACACCATCCAGATGGAGGAGCGCAAACTCAAGCGAAAGGGCTTGTGCGTCACGACGACTAACGCGCTTCCCGTGGACGAGAACGGGTTCTTCGAGCGCTCCAAATCCTACTCGGAGGAGGAATCGTCCGGACCCGAGTTCACTTAA
- the LOC137007999 gene encoding choline O-acetyltransferase-like isoform X2, translating to MMPVLKREAAEDRSDCSMLPKVPVPDLQLTLDAYLRSVQHLVSETQLRKTKAIVETFGKPGGVGEKLQKQLLEKREKTENWVYDIWLEDMYLKNRLALPVNSSPALVFPKQSFRDVKDSFVFAARLILGVSQYKTMVDGKTLRADVARGQKADTPLCMDQYKRLFSSYRRAGPELDTLITVDGSSDSGHVIVACKNQFFKLNLTEGSCRLNEADVEAQLQWIYEQTLNAEQKQPAVGLLTSDGRTDWAAARDQLLKDPVNRESVELMERCVCVVCLDDPTGLEPGDANRAVLMLHGGGPDKNGANRWYDKPLQFVVGADGVCGVVCEHSPFEGIVLVQCTEHVLKHIRSSSWKPSSGRSTSELPHPRRLMWKCSARIQSALASAADHLRRLGRNLDMSVFTFTAHGKELIKHQKMSPDAYIQLALQLAFYRRPVSTYESASLRRFRQGRVDNIRSATPEALAFAKAMTDGRTSIQDTEKMEKLRAAIEAQTRITALAVAGMGMDNHLLGLHEMAKEMKMETPDIFSDETYHICNHFILSTSQVPTTEEMFCCYGPVVPSGYGVCYNPRPDRILFCVSSFRESKETCSGLFVRALDEGLQDMMRLCTKHTDHSNRAK from the exons ATGATGCCCGTCCTGAAGAGAGAAGCAGCAGAAGATCGCAGCGACTGCAGT ATGCTGCCCAAAGTCCCCGTTCCAGACCTGCAGCTCACGCTGGACGCCTACCTGAGATCCGTGCAACACCTCGTGTCCGAGACGCAGCTCCGGAAAACCAAAGCCATAGTGGAGACCTTCGGCAAACCTGGAGGTGTTGGGGAAAAACTGCAAAAACAGCTGCTAGAGAAGAGAGAAAAGACTGAGAACTGG GTGTACGACATCTGGCTGGAAGACATGTATCTGAAGAACAGACTCGCGCTGCCCGTGAACTCCAGTCCTGCGCTGGTTTTCCCCAAACAATCCTTCAGAGACGTTAAAGACTCTTTCGT GTTTGCTGCTCGTCTCATTCTCGGTGTTTCTCAGTACAAGACTATGGTGGACGG GAAGACTCTGCGGGCGGACGTCGCTCGCGGTCAGAAGGCCGACACTCCGCTCTGTATGGATCAGTACAAGCGTCTCTTCAGCTCTTACAGACGGGCCGGACCGGAACTGGACACGCTCATCACAGTGGACGGCTCGTCTGACAGCGGACACGTCATTGTGGCGTGTAAAAATCAG TTCTTCAAGCTGAATCTGACAGAAGGATCCTGCAGACTGAACGAGGCTGACGTTGAGGCTCAGCTGCAGTGGATCTACGAGCAAACGCTGAACGCCGAGCAGAAGCAGCCGGCCGTGGGTCTGCTGACCTCCGACGGCCGGACAGACTGGGCTGCAGCCAGAGACCAGCTGCTCAAAG ATCCAGTGAACAGAGAGTCGGTGGAGCTGATGGAGCGCTGTGTGTGTGTCGTCTGTCTGGACGATCCCACGGGACTCGAGCCCGGCGACGCTAACAGAGCTGTACTGATGCTGCACGGCGGAGGTCCTGATAAAAATGGGGCAAACCGCTGGTACGACAAACCCCTGCAG TTCGTGGTCGGTGCCGACGGTGTGTGTGGGGTCGTGTGCGAGCACTCGCCGTTCGAGGGGATCGTCCTGGTGCAGTGCACCGAACACGTCCTGAAACACAT ACGGAGCAGCTCCTGGAAGCCGAGCTCCGGTCGGAGCACGTCTGAACTTCCTCATCCACGCAGATTAATGTGGAAATGTTCCGCTCGGATCCAAAGCGCGCTGGCCTCGGCCGCAGATCACCTGCGAAG ACTCGGGAGGAATCTCGACATGAGTGTTTTCACATTCACAGCTCATGGGAAGGAGTTGATCAAGCATCAGAAGATGAGTCCAGACGCGTACATACAGCTGGCTCTACAGCTGGCCTTCTACAG AAGGCCCGTCTCCACCTACGAGAGCGCTTCTCTCCGTCGCTTCCGGCAGGGACGCGTGGACAACATCCGCTCGGCCACTCCGGAGGCTTTGGCATTCGCCAAGGCCATGACAGACGGCAGAACATCCATTCAG GACACCGAGAAGATGGAGAAACTGCGAGCAGCTATAGAAGCTCAGACACGAATCACAGCTCTG GCCGTCGCAGGGATGGGGATGGACAATCACTTACTAGGACTACATGAAATGGCCAAGGAGATGAAAATGGAGACGCCAGACATCTTCTCTGATGAAACGTACCACATCTGTAACCACTTCATCCTGTCCACCAGTCAG GTTCCCACGACAGAGGAGATGTTTTGTTGCTACGGTCCAGTGGTTCCCAGCGGTTACGGCGTGTGCTACAACCCGCGGCCCGATCGCATACTGTTCTGTGTGTCCAGTTTCAGAGAGAGTAAAGAAACCTGTTCAGGGCTGTTTGTGAGGGCGCTGGACGAGGGACTGCAGGATATGATGCGTCTGTGCACGAAACACACAGATCACAGCAACAGAGCAAAATAA
- the rgrb gene encoding retinal G protein coupled receptor b isoform X2 — protein sequence MAFLRVREMQIPNNFFIFNLAVADLSLNINGLVAAYASYLRYWPFGSEGCQIHAFQGMVSILAAISFLGAIAWDRYHQYCTKQKMFWSTSGTISALIWILAVFWAALPLPAIGWGVFDFEPMRTCCTLDYTIGDRNYISYMLTITVLYLAFPVLILQSSYNAIYAYFKKTHHFKFNTGLPLKALLFCWGPYVVMCTYACFENVSLISPKLRMVLPVLAKTSPIFHAVLYAYGNEFYRGGIWQFLTGQKPADKKK from the exons ATGGCGTTCCTGCGAGTGCGAGAGATGCAGATTCCCAATAACTTCTTCATCTTTAACCTGGCAGTGGCTGATCTGAGCCTCAATATTAACGGTTTAGTGGCTGCTTACGCCAGCTATCTGAG ATACTGGCCGTTCGGGTCCGAAGGCTGTCAGATTCACGCTTTTCAGGGAATGGTATCGATTCTCGCCGCCATCAGTTTTCTGGGTGCCATTGCTTGGGACAGATATCATCAGTACTGTACTA AGCAGAAGATGTTCTGGAGCACATCTGGAACTATCAGCGCCCTCATCTGGATTCTGGCCGTGTTCTGGGCGGCTCTTCCGCTGCCTGCCATTGGCTGGGGAGTGTTTGACTTTGAGCCAATGAGAACCTGCTGCACACTCGACTACACCATCGGAGACAG GAATTACATCAGCTACATGCTGACCATCACTGTACTGTATCTGGCCTTCCCTGTTCTCATCTTGCAGTCGTCCTACAATGCCATCTATGCATACTTCAAAAAGACACACCACTTTAAG TTTAACACAGGTTTACCGCTGAAGGCGCTGCTGTTCTGCTGGGGACCTTATGTTGTGATGTGCACATACGCCTGCTTCGAGAACGTCAGTCTCATCTCACCCAAGCTCAGGATG GTCCTCCCGGTGCTCGCAAAGACGTCTCCGATCTTCCACGCCGTCCTGTACGCGTACGGTAACGAATTCTACCGCGGAGGAATCTGGCAGTTCCTCACGGGACAGAAACCTGCGGACAAAAAGAAATGA
- the LOC137007999 gene encoding choline O-acetyltransferase-like isoform X1 — MMPVLKREAAEDRSDCSMLPKVPVPDLQLTLDAYLRSVQHLVSETQLRKTKAIVETFGKPGGVGEKLQKQLLEKREKTENWVYDIWLEDMYLKNRLALPVNSSPALVFPKQSFRDVKDSFVFAARLILGVSQYKTMVDGKTLRADVARGQKADTPLCMDQYKRLFSSYRRAGPELDTLITVDGSSDSGHVIVACKNQFFKLNLTEGSCRLNEADVEAQLQWIYEQTLNAEQKQPAVGLLTSDGRTDWAAARDQLLKDPVNRESVELMERCVCVVCLDDPTGLEPGDANRAVLMLHGGGPDKNGANRWYDKPLQFVVGADGVCGVVCEHSPFEGIVLVQCTEHVLKHIRSSSWKPSSGRSTSELPHPRRLMWKCSARIQSALASAADHLRRLGRNLDMSVFTFTAHGKELIKHQKMSPDAYIQLALQLAFYRCHRRPVSTYESASLRRFRQGRVDNIRSATPEALAFAKAMTDGRTSIQDTEKMEKLRAAIEAQTRITALAVAGMGMDNHLLGLHEMAKEMKMETPDIFSDETYHICNHFILSTSQVPTTEEMFCCYGPVVPSGYGVCYNPRPDRILFCVSSFRESKETCSGLFVRALDEGLQDMMRLCTKHTDHSNRAK; from the exons ATGATGCCCGTCCTGAAGAGAGAAGCAGCAGAAGATCGCAGCGACTGCAGT ATGCTGCCCAAAGTCCCCGTTCCAGACCTGCAGCTCACGCTGGACGCCTACCTGAGATCCGTGCAACACCTCGTGTCCGAGACGCAGCTCCGGAAAACCAAAGCCATAGTGGAGACCTTCGGCAAACCTGGAGGTGTTGGGGAAAAACTGCAAAAACAGCTGCTAGAGAAGAGAGAAAAGACTGAGAACTGG GTGTACGACATCTGGCTGGAAGACATGTATCTGAAGAACAGACTCGCGCTGCCCGTGAACTCCAGTCCTGCGCTGGTTTTCCCCAAACAATCCTTCAGAGACGTTAAAGACTCTTTCGT GTTTGCTGCTCGTCTCATTCTCGGTGTTTCTCAGTACAAGACTATGGTGGACGG GAAGACTCTGCGGGCGGACGTCGCTCGCGGTCAGAAGGCCGACACTCCGCTCTGTATGGATCAGTACAAGCGTCTCTTCAGCTCTTACAGACGGGCCGGACCGGAACTGGACACGCTCATCACAGTGGACGGCTCGTCTGACAGCGGACACGTCATTGTGGCGTGTAAAAATCAG TTCTTCAAGCTGAATCTGACAGAAGGATCCTGCAGACTGAACGAGGCTGACGTTGAGGCTCAGCTGCAGTGGATCTACGAGCAAACGCTGAACGCCGAGCAGAAGCAGCCGGCCGTGGGTCTGCTGACCTCCGACGGCCGGACAGACTGGGCTGCAGCCAGAGACCAGCTGCTCAAAG ATCCAGTGAACAGAGAGTCGGTGGAGCTGATGGAGCGCTGTGTGTGTGTCGTCTGTCTGGACGATCCCACGGGACTCGAGCCCGGCGACGCTAACAGAGCTGTACTGATGCTGCACGGCGGAGGTCCTGATAAAAATGGGGCAAACCGCTGGTACGACAAACCCCTGCAG TTCGTGGTCGGTGCCGACGGTGTGTGTGGGGTCGTGTGCGAGCACTCGCCGTTCGAGGGGATCGTCCTGGTGCAGTGCACCGAACACGTCCTGAAACACAT ACGGAGCAGCTCCTGGAAGCCGAGCTCCGGTCGGAGCACGTCTGAACTTCCTCATCCACGCAGATTAATGTGGAAATGTTCCGCTCGGATCCAAAGCGCGCTGGCCTCGGCCGCAGATCACCTGCGAAG ACTCGGGAGGAATCTCGACATGAGTGTTTTCACATTCACAGCTCATGGGAAGGAGTTGATCAAGCATCAGAAGATGAGTCCAGACGCGTACATACAGCTGGCTCTACAGCTGGCCTTCTACAG ATGTCACAGAAGGCCCGTCTCCACCTACGAGAGCGCTTCTCTCCGTCGCTTCCGGCAGGGACGCGTGGACAACATCCGCTCGGCCACTCCGGAGGCTTTGGCATTCGCCAAGGCCATGACAGACGGCAGAACATCCATTCAG GACACCGAGAAGATGGAGAAACTGCGAGCAGCTATAGAAGCTCAGACACGAATCACAGCTCTG GCCGTCGCAGGGATGGGGATGGACAATCACTTACTAGGACTACATGAAATGGCCAAGGAGATGAAAATGGAGACGCCAGACATCTTCTCTGATGAAACGTACCACATCTGTAACCACTTCATCCTGTCCACCAGTCAG GTTCCCACGACAGAGGAGATGTTTTGTTGCTACGGTCCAGTGGTTCCCAGCGGTTACGGCGTGTGCTACAACCCGCGGCCCGATCGCATACTGTTCTGTGTGTCCAGTTTCAGAGAGAGTAAAGAAACCTGTTCAGGGCTGTTTGTGAGGGCGCTGGACGAGGGACTGCAGGATATGATGCGTCTGTGCACGAAACACACAGATCACAGCAACAGAGCAAAATAA